A section of the Roseovarius sp. W115 genome encodes:
- a CDS encoding iron chelate uptake ABC transporter family permease subunit, which produces MFDDFMTRATLAGVGVACAAAPLGCFVVWRRMAYFGDATAHAAMLGVALSLALQMSIFTGAVAIALLMAITVTLLSGRGYAMDTLLGVLAHSALAFGLVAVSFLSGVRIDLMAYLFGDILSVSRTDLLVIWGGAAIVVALIAWRWSALLTSTLNEELAYASGINPKREQLILTLALAVTVAVAIKVVGVLLIAAMLIIPAAAARGFARTPEVMAATAALIGAISAIAGLRAAYLFDTPAGPSIVCVAAVIFAVVSVVGRKERMGP; this is translated from the coding sequence ATGTTCGACGATTTCATGACCCGCGCCACGCTCGCCGGCGTTGGTGTTGCCTGTGCCGCTGCCCCCTTGGGATGTTTTGTGGTTTGGCGGCGCATGGCCTATTTCGGGGATGCAACAGCACATGCCGCCATGCTTGGCGTGGCTTTGTCCCTTGCATTGCAAATGTCCATTTTCACCGGCGCCGTGGCCATCGCCTTGCTCATGGCAATAACCGTAACCCTTCTGTCGGGGCGCGGGTACGCGATGGATACGCTTTTGGGTGTGCTGGCGCATTCCGCACTTGCGTTTGGGCTTGTGGCAGTATCATTTCTCTCCGGCGTGCGCATTGACCTGATGGCCTATCTCTTCGGTGATATTTTATCGGTCTCCCGCACCGACCTTTTGGTCATTTGGGGCGGAGCTGCCATTGTGGTTGCACTCATTGCCTGGCGATGGTCCGCTCTTCTGACGTCAACCTTAAACGAAGAGCTGGCCTATGCCAGCGGCATCAACCCCAAGCGCGAACAACTGATCCTGACCCTTGCTTTGGCGGTCACCGTGGCCGTCGCAATCAAGGTGGTGGGTGTTCTGCTCATCGCAGCCATGCTGATCATCCCAGCCGCAGCTGCACGAGGCTTTGCACGCACTCCCGAAGTCATGGCCGCAACGGCCGCTCTGATTGGAGCGATATCGGCCATAGCGGGCCTGCGCGCCGCGTATCTATTCGACACCCCGGCAGGGCCGTCCATCGTATGCGTCGCGGCTGTGATCTTTGCCGTGGTCAGTGTTGTGGGTCGCAAGGAGCGCATGGGTCCTTAG
- a CDS encoding metal ABC transporter ATP-binding protein translates to MSLISATNISVRYGANTVLRNVSLSVEPGEIVTIVGPNGSGKTSLLKAVIGAAQLAAGQVTQKPGLKIGYVPQRLHIDPTLPITVERFMRLTQRVDTKDCANALEAAGVPDLLKRQMSALSGGQFQRVLLARALINRPDVLLLDEATQGLDQRGSAAFYQQIETVRQDTGCAVLMISHELHVVMSASDRVICLNGHVCCEGTPAVVASAPEYRALFGSGTGGALALYRHDHDHDHDHDHACGHEAAE, encoded by the coding sequence ATGAGTCTTATTTCCGCAACAAATATCAGCGTCAGATACGGCGCGAACACGGTGCTGCGCAATGTTAGCCTGTCCGTTGAGCCGGGTGAGATTGTAACCATTGTTGGCCCGAACGGATCTGGTAAGACCAGTCTTCTCAAGGCGGTTATCGGTGCCGCCCAGCTTGCTGCGGGTCAGGTCACGCAGAAGCCCGGACTAAAGATTGGCTATGTGCCGCAGCGCCTGCATATTGACCCGACGCTGCCCATCACCGTCGAACGTTTCATGCGTCTGACGCAGCGCGTCGACACAAAAGACTGCGCCAATGCCCTTGAAGCTGCTGGCGTCCCTGACCTTTTAAAACGTCAGATGTCCGCATTGTCCGGCGGTCAGTTCCAACGGGTTTTATTGGCCAGAGCCTTGATCAATCGGCCCGATGTCTTGCTGCTCGACGAGGCCACGCAAGGTCTGGATCAGCGCGGGTCGGCTGCATTTTATCAGCAGATCGAGACTGTGCGCCAGGACACAGGTTGCGCTGTGCTGATGATCAGCCATGAACTGCATGTGGTGATGAGCGCATCTGACAGGGTGATCTGCCTCAATGGGCATGTCTGCTGCGAGGGCACACCTGCCGTTGTGGCCTCTGCGCCGGAATACCGCGCACTTTTTGGCTCAGGAACCGGAGGAGCTTTGGCGCTTTATCGGCATGACCACGATCATGATCATGATCACGATCACGCCTGCGGGCACGAGGCGGCAGAGTAA
- a CDS encoding Fur family transcriptional regulator — protein MTSDTFPEQDKNAFVTGFGHHDHGVCVASSLAAAEDQCTRNGLRLTPVRRKVLELLLEKHRALGAYAILDLLRDAGFGSQPPVAYRALDFLTEHGFVHKIERLNAFVACTHPGEDHSPAFMICRKCETVAEAHSTPAKTALGAAARDAGFQIERTVVEAEGICPSCADHATI, from the coding sequence ATGACAAGCGACACATTTCCCGAACAGGACAAAAACGCATTCGTCACCGGGTTCGGACATCATGACCACGGGGTGTGTGTTGCGTCTTCGCTGGCGGCCGCTGAGGATCAATGCACACGCAATGGATTGCGGCTCACGCCAGTGCGCCGCAAAGTTCTCGAGCTGCTTTTGGAAAAGCACCGCGCCCTTGGGGCATACGCCATTCTCGATCTATTACGAGACGCCGGTTTTGGATCTCAACCGCCGGTGGCCTATCGCGCCCTCGATTTCTTAACAGAACATGGCTTTGTGCACAAAATTGAACGTCTGAATGCCTTTGTCGCCTGCACACATCCAGGTGAAGACCATTCGCCCGCCTTTATGATCTGCCGAAAATGCGAAACCGTTGCCGAAGCGCACTCTACCCCAGCCAAAACAGCGCTTGGGGCGGCTGCGCGGGACGCCGGTTTCCAGATTGAACGCACAGTGGTAGAAGCAGAAGGCATTTGCCCCAGTTGCGCGGATCACGCCACAATATGA
- a CDS encoding zinc ABC transporter substrate-binding protein, translated as MSRKLLAVSATASLIGSVAMAEAPRVAVDIAPVHSLVARVMEGVGAPALIVPPGASPHEYSLRPSEAQALQDADLVFWMGEDLTPWMAGAVATLAKGAQITTLLESEGTTLLEFREGALFEAHDHGHDAHDEDEHSHDDHAHKDEHDHEEHASEKDHDHDHDEHAHDATKEHDHDDHAHDDHAQDDHGHAHGAHDPHAWLSLDNADSWLNLIAAQLSATDPDNAGVYFANAATAREEMAALKTEVSGLLDPVRGGSFIVFHDAYQYFETTFAFSASGAISLSDATDPSPARVAEIQGRIRAEGIDCVLAEPQFNAGLVETVLDGTEANTGVIDPLGATLEPGSNLYPQLIRKMAKTLAACL; from the coding sequence ATGTCCAGAAAACTTCTTGCCGTATCTGCCACCGCGTCCCTTATCGGGAGTGTCGCTATGGCGGAAGCCCCCAGAGTTGCTGTTGATATCGCGCCGGTTCATTCTCTTGTTGCTCGTGTCATGGAAGGCGTTGGGGCGCCTGCATTGATCGTGCCGCCGGGAGCATCGCCGCATGAATACAGCCTGCGTCCCTCAGAAGCCCAGGCGCTGCAGGATGCGGATCTGGTGTTCTGGATGGGCGAAGACCTGACACCCTGGATGGCAGGTGCGGTGGCCACATTGGCCAAAGGTGCGCAGATAACGACCCTGCTTGAATCAGAGGGCACGACCTTGCTTGAGTTCCGCGAGGGCGCGCTCTTTGAAGCGCATGATCACGGCCACGATGCGCATGATGAAGATGAGCACAGCCACGATGATCACGCGCACAAAGATGAGCACGATCATGAAGAGCACGCCAGTGAGAAAGATCATGACCATGACCATGACGAGCATGCTCATGATGCGACCAAGGAACATGACCATGACGACCATGCACATGATGATCACGCACAGGATGATCATGGGCATGCCCATGGCGCGCATGACCCGCATGCATGGCTGTCACTGGACAACGCCGACTCCTGGCTCAACCTGATCGCGGCACAGCTTTCAGCGACAGACCCGGATAACGCAGGGGTATATTTTGCCAACGCGGCCACAGCACGCGAAGAGATGGCTGCGCTCAAAACCGAGGTCAGCGGTCTGCTTGATCCGGTGCGGGGCGGTAGTTTTATCGTGTTCCATGACGCATACCAATATTTCGAGACGACGTTTGCGTTCTCTGCATCTGGAGCGATTTCACTCAGTGATGCCACAGACCCCAGCCCGGCAAGGGTTGCCGAAATCCAGGGCCGTATTCGCGCGGAGGGCATTGATTGCGTTCTGGCCGAACCGCAGTTCAATGCGGGTCTTGTTGAAACCGTTTTGGATGGAACAGAGGCAAATACCGGTGTGATTGACCCGCTCGGAGCCACTCTTGAACCGGGGTCGAATTTGTACCCTCAACTGATCCGCAAAATGGCCAAGACTCTGGCAGCCTGTCTGTAG
- a CDS encoding xanthine dehydrogenase family protein molybdopterin-binding subunit, whose translation MTLNSSRRSFLKGAAAAGAVLVVGLRNDGALAAASGETASFNPFVKIDGEGNVTAIVKHFEKGQGPATGLPTLIAEEIGLRMDQIDYEFAPSDPGVYNNLAFGQFQGTGGSTAMANSWMQYRQAGAAVREMLISAAASEWRVDPADIKIEEGIVKTDANAAPIAAFVSSAALLDAPAEPRLKDPSEFQLIGNETVRRKDSAIKGNGQAMYAMDLHLPNQMVAVIKRPESRGGLAVSFDDTASKGVKGFVNATILPNKAGVAVYAENTWAAIQAREMLDVKWDMSAAETRSSDDIKAEIMAALDAEPTYNVNKADRAAVSAAIDGASTVLEKTFYFPLLAHAPMEPLNCTIEQTAEGNIVLHDGCQIPTGPHMAYQEIFNLPADKIQINTMLAGGSFGRRATPDADYQVEAALAFVVTDRSRPVKLIWTREDDIRSGYYRPAFGHKVRVGLNDVGKIVGWQHQIAGQSIIKGTAFESMMVHDGVDHSSVEGVADSPYDIPGMAVGLTDTPKATSVLWWRSVGHTHTAYVMEVMMDLAAKAAGTDPVAFRLAHLADDTNADQSRKADVLKLVAEKAGWGNAPEGRVQGIAVHKSFGSYAAQVVEVSGDLSSGIKIEKVTCAVDCGIAVNPDIVKAQMEGGIGYGLGHAMRDQITLTGGAVDQFNFPDYEPLRIGDIGRIDVHIVPSAEAPTGVGEPGTPPAAPALANALAKVSGELVTTLPMAEYGVAFA comes from the coding sequence ATGACATTGAATTCCTCACGTCGCAGTTTTCTCAAAGGGGCTGCCGCAGCGGGCGCCGTGCTTGTGGTCGGCCTGCGCAATGACGGGGCGCTTGCCGCCGCATCAGGTGAAACCGCGTCCTTCAATCCATTCGTCAAAATCGATGGCGAAGGCAACGTCACGGCCATCGTCAAACATTTTGAAAAGGGCCAGGGACCTGCGACCGGCCTGCCCACGCTCATCGCCGAAGAGATCGGTCTGCGGATGGATCAGATCGACTACGAATTCGCACCATCCGACCCGGGCGTCTACAACAACCTGGCCTTTGGCCAGTTCCAGGGCACCGGCGGGTCCACCGCCATGGCCAATTCCTGGATGCAATACCGTCAGGCCGGGGCTGCCGTGCGCGAAATGCTGATCTCGGCGGCGGCGAGTGAATGGAGAGTGGATCCCGCAGACATCAAGATTGAGGAAGGTATCGTCAAGACAGACGCCAACGCAGCGCCCATTGCGGCCTTTGTTTCCTCTGCGGCGTTGCTTGATGCACCCGCCGAGCCACGTCTGAAGGACCCATCAGAGTTTCAGCTGATTGGAAACGAAACGGTGCGCCGCAAAGATTCAGCCATCAAAGGCAACGGTCAAGCGATGTATGCCATGGACCTGCACTTGCCCAACCAGATGGTCGCGGTGATCAAACGTCCTGAATCGCGCGGCGGTTTGGCCGTAAGTTTCGATGACACGGCCTCAAAAGGCGTGAAAGGCTTTGTCAACGCCACCATCCTGCCGAACAAAGCCGGTGTCGCAGTTTATGCCGAAAACACATGGGCCGCAATTCAGGCCCGAGAGATGCTTGACGTTAAGTGGGATATGTCCGCGGCAGAGACACGAAGCTCTGACGACATCAAGGCGGAAATTATGGCCGCTTTGGACGCAGAGCCCACCTACAACGTCAACAAAGCAGACAGAGCTGCAGTCAGCGCGGCCATTGATGGCGCGTCAACGGTTCTTGAAAAGACGTTCTACTTCCCGCTTCTGGCCCACGCCCCGATGGAGCCACTGAATTGCACGATTGAACAGACCGCTGAGGGCAATATCGTTCTTCATGACGGATGTCAGATACCCACCGGGCCACACATGGCCTATCAGGAAATCTTCAACCTTCCGGCAGACAAGATTCAGATCAACACGATGCTCGCGGGTGGGTCTTTTGGACGGCGCGCAACACCGGATGCGGACTATCAGGTTGAAGCGGCACTTGCTTTCGTGGTCACCGACAGATCGCGGCCTGTAAAACTGATCTGGACACGCGAAGATGACATTCGCAGCGGGTACTACCGCCCTGCATTTGGCCACAAGGTGCGCGTGGGCCTTAATGATGTAGGCAAGATCGTTGGCTGGCAGCACCAGATCGCAGGCCAGTCCATTATCAAGGGCACCGCCTTTGAATCCATGATGGTGCATGACGGCGTGGACCACAGTTCCGTCGAAGGTGTTGCCGATAGCCCCTATGACATACCAGGTATGGCCGTGGGTTTGACGGACACACCCAAAGCCACGTCCGTGTTGTGGTGGCGGTCCGTCGGGCACACTCACACCGCCTACGTGATGGAAGTCATGATGGATCTAGCGGCTAAAGCTGCGGGCACAGATCCGGTCGCGTTTCGTCTGGCGCATCTTGCCGATGACACCAACGCGGATCAGAGCCGCAAGGCGGACGTTCTCAAACTTGTCGCTGAAAAGGCCGGATGGGGTAACGCGCCCGAAGGCCGGGTGCAGGGCATCGCTGTGCATAAATCCTTTGGGTCCTATGCAGCGCAGGTTGTCGAGGTTTCCGGCGATCTGTCATCCGGCATTAAGATTGAGAAGGTCACCTGCGCGGTGGATTGCGGCATTGCCGTGAACCCCGACATTGTGAAGGCGCAGATGGAAGGCGGGATTGGGTATGGCCTTGGTCATGCCATGCGGGATCAGATCACGCTAACCGGAGGTGCCGTAGATCAGTTCAATTTCCCGGACTACGAGCCACTTCGTATAGGCGACATTGGCCGGATTGACGTGCACATCGTACCATCTGCCGAAGCCCCCACCGGAGTAGGGGAACCCGGGACACCCCCTGCTGCACCCGCTTTGGCGAATGCCTTGGCAAAGGTGTCTGGTGAGTTGGTGACAACCCTGCCGATGGCCGAGTACGGCGTCGCATTCGCATGA